One part of the Moraxella sp. FZFQ2102 genome encodes these proteins:
- a CDS encoding C13 family peptidase produces the protein MGFLSNFFSNLAAALWMLLGSTKAFSRVKPTFAQFAIFLILAISANILFAYLAAPSLSFFNEQGLISYLVWPAIILVAGIILAKRSLNYSLLFVPVILWLTADTLLVLLQSLIQFLENESLLPYWLHHVMPTLFALLFVWQTTSLLWIFAKRLHWPWWERVLMLVATIALLLVWQRNVVDQPIFKEYVEETKLSEAQFFAQAPVMQKSLDNITRSRKGVSEWYFLGVASYAEQDVFMSEILQARQLFDVKFGTAGHSMALINNPNTWFDYPIASRASIEQSLNAFAKKMDTDEDVLFLALSSHGVVDEHDTPLGELAVTNEPLDLPPIDPYWLKSALDNSGIRWRVIVVSACYAGTFIDALKDPYTLIITASRADRASFGCTNDADLTYFGRAFFAEGMREQQSFDGAFLQAVRRVGERETLMGFESSEPQRAIGEVMQKALPELEKALFLHDTNPVIDLQKALADDADTATTDGNAAAINENAQ, from the coding sequence ATGGGATTTTTGTCCAACTTTTTTTCAAACTTGGCGGCGGCGCTGTGGATGCTGTTAGGTAGCACCAAGGCGTTTTCTCGTGTCAAGCCGACCTTTGCCCAGTTTGCCATCTTTTTAATTTTGGCGATTTCTGCCAATATTTTATTTGCTTATTTGGCAGCACCTAGCCTAAGCTTTTTTAATGAACAAGGCTTAATCAGCTATTTGGTTTGGCCTGCGATCATCTTGGTGGCAGGGATTATTCTTGCCAAGCGTTCTTTGAATTATTCGCTATTGTTCGTCCCTGTGATTTTGTGGCTGACGGCGGATACTTTGCTGGTTTTGCTACAAAGCCTAATCCAGTTTTTGGAAAATGAAAGTCTGCTACCGTATTGGCTGCATCATGTGATGCCGACCTTGTTTGCGCTGCTTTTTGTGTGGCAGACGACATCGCTGTTGTGGATTTTTGCTAAGCGCTTGCACTGGCCGTGGTGGGAGCGCGTGCTGATGTTGGTGGCGACCATCGCGCTATTGTTGGTTTGGCAACGCAATGTCGTCGATCAGCCGATTTTTAAGGAATATGTCGAAGAAACCAAGCTGTCTGAAGCGCAGTTTTTCGCCCAAGCCCCTGTGATGCAAAAATCATTGGATAACATCACGCGCAGTCGCAAAGGCGTATCTGAGTGGTATTTTTTGGGCGTGGCAAGCTATGCTGAGCAAGATGTCTTTATGAGTGAGATTTTGCAGGCGCGCCAGTTATTTGATGTCAAATTCGGCACAGCAGGGCATTCGATGGCATTGATCAATAATCCGAACACTTGGTTTGATTATCCGATTGCATCACGCGCAAGCATTGAGCAGAGCCTGAATGCCTTTGCCAAAAAAATGGACACCGATGAAGATGTGCTATTTTTGGCATTAAGCTCGCATGGCGTCGTCGATGAGCATGATACACCACTTGGTGAGCTTGCCGTGACCAATGAGCCATTGGATCTGCCGCCGATTGACCCATATTGGCTAAAATCTGCGCTTGATAATTCAGGCATTCGCTGGCGGGTGATCGTCGTCTCGGCGTGTTATGCAGGCACTTTCATCGATGCGCTCAAAGATCCATATACGCTGATCATCACCGCATCGCGCGCCGATCGTGCTAGCTTTGGCTGTACCAATGATGCGGATTTGACCTATTTTGGGCGTGCGTTCTTTGCCGAAGGAATGCGCGAACAACAAAGCTTTGATGGGGCGTTTTTACAAGCAGTGCGCCGTGTCGGTGAGCGTGAGACTTTGATGGGATTTGAGTCATCAGAGCCACAGCGCGCCATCGGTGAAGTGATGCAAAAAGCTTTGCCTGAGCTTGAAAAGGCTTTGTTCTTACACGACACCAATCCTGTGATCGATTTGCAAAAAGCCTTGGCTGATGATGCGGATACCGCGACTACTGACGGTAATGCAGCCGCCATTAATGAGAATGCCCAGTGA
- the gdhA gene encoding NADP-specific glutamate dehydrogenase — protein MSIQSAVEQVKKNYAHQPEFIQAVQEVAMTVEQVYADNPKFEELKVFERLCEPDRIISFRVNWENDKGEVQVNRGWRVQFSNAIGPYKGGIRFHPTVNEGVLKFLGFEQIFKNALTGLPMGGAKGGSDFDPKGKSDNEIRRFCYAFMRELHKNIGKDMDVPAGDIGVGGREVNYMFAMYKNLTREFEGVLTGKGVGHGGSLIRTEATGYGLVYFLDNMLKANNDSMAGKTVLVSGAGNVAQYAAEKVVQLGGKVITFSDSQGVLHDPQGFDQAKIDWIKAQKDARKPLADYVSAFGGEWIAGAKPWQFAADIALPCATQNEVNDAEAKQLVDNGVKYVAEGANMPLTAEAIDVVREAGVAYAPGKASNAGGVAVSGLEMSQNSVRQYKSFAELDEQLKDIMKNIHDNAREAADKYGTTKGAIDYMTGANVAGFTQVANALVAYGIL, from the coding sequence ATGAGTATCCAATCTGCAGTCGAGCAAGTCAAAAAAAATTACGCCCATCAACCTGAATTTATCCAAGCGGTGCAAGAAGTTGCGATGACCGTTGAGCAGGTTTATGCTGACAATCCAAAATTTGAAGAACTAAAAGTATTTGAGCGTCTGTGCGAGCCTGACCGCATCATCAGCTTCCGTGTGAACTGGGAAAATGACAAAGGTGAAGTGCAAGTAAACCGCGGCTGGCGTGTACAATTTAGCAATGCCATCGGTCCATATAAGGGCGGTATTCGATTTCACCCAACAGTTAATGAAGGCGTGCTTAAGTTTCTGGGCTTTGAACAAATTTTCAAAAACGCACTGACAGGTCTGCCGATGGGCGGTGCAAAAGGTGGTTCTGACTTTGATCCAAAAGGCAAATCAGACAACGAAATTCGCCGTTTTTGCTATGCATTCATGCGCGAACTGCACAAAAATATCGGCAAAGATATGGATGTGCCAGCAGGTGACATCGGTGTCGGCGGCCGTGAAGTGAACTATATGTTCGCGATGTACAAGAACTTGACGCGTGAATTTGAAGGTGTCTTGACAGGTAAGGGCGTGGGTCATGGCGGTTCATTGATCCGTACCGAAGCGACAGGCTATGGCTTGGTGTATTTCCTTGATAATATGCTAAAAGCAAATAATGACAGCATGGCAGGCAAGACTGTCCTAGTCTCAGGCGCGGGTAATGTCGCGCAATACGCCGCCGAGAAGGTCGTACAATTAGGCGGTAAAGTCATCACTTTCTCAGATTCTCAAGGTGTGCTGCACGATCCACAAGGTTTTGACCAAGCTAAAATCGATTGGATCAAAGCCCAAAAAGACGCGCGCAAGCCATTGGCAGATTATGTCAGCGCATTTGGCGGTGAGTGGATCGCAGGCGCGAAACCTTGGCAATTTGCCGCAGACATCGCATTGCCATGCGCCACCCAAAATGAAGTGAACGATGCTGAAGCCAAGCAATTGGTCGATAATGGCGTAAAATATGTCGCAGAAGGCGCGAATATGCCGCTGACCGCTGAAGCGATCGATGTCGTGCGTGAAGCAGGCGTGGCATATGCACCAGGTAAGGCATCAAACGCTGGCGGTGTGGCGGTGTCGGGTCTTGAAATGAGCCAAAACTCAGTGCGCCAGTACAAGTCATTCGCTGAGCTTGATGAGCAGCTAAAAGACATCATGAAAAACATTCATGATAACGCACGCGAAGCTGCCGATAAATACGGCACAACCAAAGGTGCGATTGACTACATGACAGGTGCGAATGTCGCAGGCTTTACCCAAGTGGCAAATGCACTGGTGGCATACGGCATTTTATAA
- a CDS encoding low specificity L-threonine aldolase produces the protein MQFSNTNKHFASDNYSGVHPAFMQALQVANQGHVAAYGDDYFTHELQRLIKQHFGDKAQGYPVFNGTGANVLGLQSLLPRWGAIICASSAHIHTDESNAPQVVGGCKLMLIDAIDGKLTPELIAKEAHGFGNEHRSQPAVVYISQATECGTCYSLDELSNLADATHRYGMKLFVDGARLSNAVCHLNTDFRTMIAETGVDMISLGGTKNGMMFGECLIDVTGNTGDELRYLRKMSMQTASKMRFISAQLITLLEDELYRTLATHSNSMASYLAEQLAQLDGVKICYPVEANSVFAKLPQGVADSVRQAFMFYDWDSDGMVRLMCSFDTEQSDIDAFVGAIKKAM, from the coding sequence ATGCAGTTTTCTAATACCAATAAACATTTTGCATCTGATAATTATTCTGGCGTACACCCTGCGTTCATGCAGGCGCTGCAAGTTGCTAATCAAGGTCATGTTGCGGCTTATGGCGATGATTATTTTACCCATGAATTGCAGCGCTTGATCAAGCAGCATTTTGGTGATAAGGCGCAAGGCTATCCGGTGTTCAATGGCACAGGCGCGAATGTCTTGGGTTTACAAAGCCTGCTGCCGCGTTGGGGTGCGATCATTTGTGCCAGCAGTGCGCATATCCACACCGATGAAAGTAACGCACCGCAAGTGGTCGGCGGCTGTAAGCTGATGCTGATTGATGCGATCGATGGTAAGCTTACGCCTGAACTCATTGCCAAAGAAGCGCACGGCTTTGGTAACGAACACCGCTCACAGCCTGCGGTGGTGTATATCTCACAAGCCACCGAGTGCGGCACTTGCTATAGCCTAGATGAGCTGTCAAACCTTGCTGATGCCACGCACCGCTACGGCATGAAATTATTCGTCGATGGTGCGCGCTTGTCGAATGCTGTGTGTCATCTCAATACCGATTTTCGTACGATGATTGCTGAGACAGGCGTGGATATGATATCGCTTGGCGGTACCAAAAATGGCATGATGTTCGGCGAATGCTTGATCGATGTCACGGGTAATACAGGTGATGAGCTGCGCTATCTGCGCAAGATGTCGATGCAAACAGCGTCAAAAATGCGCTTTATTTCTGCGCAGTTGATCACGCTACTAGAAGATGAGCTGTATCGCACGCTTGCCACGCATTCAAATAGCATGGCAAGTTATTTGGCAGAGCAATTGGCGCAGCTTGATGGTGTGAAGATTTGTTATCCTGTCGAAGCTAATAGTGTCTTTGCCAAGCTGCCACAAGGGGTGGCAGACAGCGTGCGTCAAGCATTCATGTTCTATGATTGGGACTCTGATGGCATGGTGCGCTTGATGTGTAGCTTTGATACTGAGCAATCGGACATTGATGCTTTTGTTGGTGCTATTAAAAAGGCGATGTGA
- a CDS encoding Bax inhibitor-1/YccA family protein: MANPILSRTTLMTGAVAMSVRGVVAKSAFLLSLAAVAGFGVFFYALTAGLSSGILYTMAIVAVFAGMGLGLVSSFKPHLAKTLAVPYALTEGVLLGAFSLIMYRIYPSVPLSALSATFITTAVMLTLYVTGVIKVTAKFRSIITSAIIAIGILYLVQLGFRLFGSSLPLLFDGGLVAIGFSVFVTLIASFSLLLDFDNVERGVEFGVAREYEWVYSIGILSTLVWMYIEFLRLIGYLQSE; encoded by the coding sequence ATGGCAAATCCAATTTTATCTCGCACCACGCTGATGACTGGCGCGGTAGCAATGAGCGTACGCGGCGTCGTCGCCAAAAGTGCGTTTTTATTAAGCCTTGCTGCCGTGGCGGGCTTTGGCGTTTTCTTCTATGCCTTGACAGCAGGTCTGTCATCAGGCATCTTGTACACCATGGCGATCGTCGCAGTATTCGCTGGCATGGGTTTGGGTTTGGTAAGCTCATTTAAGCCACATCTTGCCAAGACACTTGCCGTGCCGTACGCACTGACCGAAGGCGTGCTGCTTGGTGCATTTAGCCTGATCATGTACCGCATCTACCCAAGCGTGCCACTGTCGGCGCTGTCTGCTACTTTCATCACCACCGCTGTGATGCTGACTCTGTATGTCACAGGCGTGATTAAGGTGACGGCAAAATTCCGCTCAATCATCACTTCAGCCATCATCGCCATCGGTATTCTGTACCTTGTGCAGCTAGGCTTTCGCCTATTTGGCTCAAGCTTGCCACTACTGTTCGACGGTGGTTTGGTAGCGATTGGCTTTAGTGTTTTTGTGACTTTGATTGCATCATTTAGCCTATTGCTTGACTTTGATAATGTCGAGCGCGGTGTGGAATTTGGCGTCGCGCGCGAATATGAATGGGTATATAGCATCGGGATTTTATCAACCCTAGTGTGGATGTACATCGAGTTTTTGCGCTTGATTGGTTATTTGCAAAGCGAATAA
- a CDS encoding NAD(+) kinase, translating into MSNFINNHPKRPQFRRIGLMGRAGKTSVVETLNQLIGLMNERALSVVIDTETAAIDGMLIDFDKIDGVTLKIVPRQKMGEHCDLVIVVGGDGSMLQAASVMAGTDVPVLGINRGRLGFLADVNPDELIEKVSQVLDGQYWLVERFLIKFQIVQNDDHGNPTDEVIHEDVALNDIVLHAGKSVHTIDFKLRINNQDVYRQHADGLIVATPTGSTAYALSAGGPIIHPTLDAICLVPMHPHTLSSRPLVVAGSSRIAINIHRDNRTQPMVGADGKASAPLENDQTLLIAKHDKTLLLLHPDSYSFYEACRTKLSWNLFSEEFSLDK; encoded by the coding sequence ATGTCAAATTTCATCAACAATCACCCAAAGCGCCCACAATTTCGCCGTATCGGACTGATGGGGCGTGCAGGCAAAACCAGTGTCGTTGAGACGCTCAATCAGCTGATTGGCTTGATGAATGAGCGTGCCTTGTCGGTGGTGATTGATACTGAGACGGCGGCGATTGATGGGATGTTGATTGATTTTGATAAAATTGATGGTGTGACGCTCAAGATTGTCCCACGCCAAAAGATGGGCGAGCATTGTGATTTGGTCATCGTCGTTGGTGGTGATGGCTCAATGCTCCAAGCGGCATCGGTGATGGCAGGGACGGATGTGCCTGTGCTTGGGATTAACCGCGGTCGCTTGGGTTTTTTGGCGGATGTCAATCCTGATGAGCTAATCGAGAAGGTCAGTCAGGTACTGGATGGTCAATATTGGTTGGTTGAGCGATTTTTGATCAAATTTCAAATCGTCCAAAATGATGATCATGGTAATCCGACCGATGAAGTCATCCATGAAGATGTCGCGCTCAATGACATTGTGCTGCATGCTGGTAAGTCAGTTCATACGATTGATTTTAAACTTAGAATTAATAATCAAGATGTCTATCGTCAGCACGCGGATGGTTTGATTGTCGCCACCCCGACAGGTTCAACTGCCTATGCTTTATCTGCAGGTGGCCCGATCATTCATCCGACGCTGGATGCGATTTGCCTTGTGCCGATGCATCCACACACACTGTCGAGCCGTCCTTTGGTGGTGGCAGGCAGCAGTCGTATCGCCATTAATATTCATCGTGATAACCGCACACAGCCGATGGTTGGTGCAGATGGTAAGGCATCGGCACCGCTTGAAAATGATCAGACGCTATTGATCGCCAAGCATGATAAAACGCTGCTGCTTTTGCACCCTGATAGCTACAGTTTTTATGAAGCTTGCCGCACTAAGCTTAGCTGGAATTTATTCAGTGAAGAATTTTCATTGGATAAATGA
- a CDS encoding YeaC family protein, giving the protein MNKQDILDSLTPEIVEKFRTAIEIGRWENGEKLTDAQRTTCMQAVMVWEHEYLPVTERTGYIHKPVKEDGTVVGAECDVEHDHHYPNAEQVVKFKH; this is encoded by the coding sequence ATGAACAAGCAAGATATCCTAGACAGCCTAACGCCCGAAATCGTCGAAAAATTCCGCACCGCCATCGAAATCGGTCGCTGGGAAAATGGCGAAAAACTCACCGACGCACAGCGTACCACCTGTATGCAAGCGGTGATGGTATGGGAACATGAGTATCTACCAGTTACCGAACGCACGGGCTATATTCATAAACCTGTCAAAGAAGATGGCACGGTGGTCGGCGCAGAATGCGATGTTGAACATGATCATCACTATCCAAATGCCGAGCAAGTGGTGAAGTTTAAGCATTAA
- a CDS encoding adenine phosphoribosyltransferase codes for MTHSLWSHIRTVADFPKAGIEFYDITPLLNGHHDKLIDAMIAAVPADVMADTDAIVGIESRGFVLASLLAVRLHKKLILVRKAGKLPPPVHAQSYGLEYGQDTLEISAELDPAKVLIIDDVLATGGTLKAAHSLCIKANLTPLGSLVLLDLPALHGDLGLSYWTVLEK; via the coding sequence ATGACACATTCTCTTTGGTCACATATCCGTACTGTTGCCGATTTTCCTAAGGCAGGCATTGAATTTTATGACATCACGCCACTACTTAACGGCCATCATGATAAGCTCATCGATGCGATGATTGCTGCTGTGCCTGCTGATGTGATGGCTGACACGGATGCCATCGTCGGTATCGAGTCGCGTGGCTTTGTACTGGCAAGCCTGCTGGCTGTCCGCCTGCACAAAAAACTCATCCTAGTGCGTAAAGCAGGCAAGCTACCACCACCTGTACACGCCCAAAGCTATGGGCTAGAATACGGTCAAGACACTCTAGAAATCAGTGCCGAGCTTGACCCTGCCAAAGTACTCATCATCGATGATGTGCTTGCCACTGGTGGTACGCTCAAGGCTGCTCATTCACTATGTATCAAGGCAAACCTAACGCCACTTGGCTCATTGGTATTGCTGGATTTGCCGGCATTGCACGGGGATCTTGGGCTGAGCTATTGGACTGTGCTTGAAAAATAA
- a CDS encoding AarF/ABC1/UbiB kinase family protein produces MLITHRKRLLSLYRIAAKYRLDTHFADMPELAPVARLIRLHPAALGKSHQELGVKLALEEMGTLFLKLGQLLSTRSDLLPPEIIAQLSLLQDKVAPFDVATAKTVIEHPKLGLGKPIDELFARFDDAPLAAASIAQVHTAALHDGREVVVKVVRPDIRDGIISDFELLRQMAAWASARIEAARAIHLIDIVEDYRQIMLNELDLTLEAANSTKMRHNFTGSRLIYVPEVYASAKQVMVAERVFGVPISHTDTFDQLNYDRAALAEKGLTIFFTQVFRDNFFHADMHPGNIFVETLPDGGAVAEPRYIGLDCAIMGELAKEDQLVVARLLLSVMNGNYTTLVDIIAAAGWIPPSADKHALIRDMTRTVSPMVLKPIDEIDFAGVLFEILTIARRHRMSIPPQLMLLLKTLVHVEGLGRELYPDLDIWSLAKPILTAWVKDQLDPVKNLQDIKTQLPEILLSTTDLPKLLNHSIQSLATLGASQDTTIRELQAMRADALNERRHDWIAATGFVLMLALAWWSAVAIHLYLTPLFMLFALGFALWRILI; encoded by the coding sequence ATGCTCATCACTCATCGCAAACGCCTGCTTTCATTATATCGCATCGCAGCCAAATATCGCCTTGATACGCACTTTGCCGATATGCCTGAGCTTGCGCCTGTCGCTCGGCTCATTCGCCTGCACCCTGCTGCACTTGGCAAATCACACCAAGAACTCGGCGTCAAGCTTGCGCTTGAAGAGATGGGAACGCTGTTTTTAAAATTAGGTCAGCTGCTTTCGACGCGCTCAGATTTATTACCACCCGAGATCATCGCACAGTTATCTTTATTACAAGATAAAGTTGCGCCTTTTGATGTCGCCACCGCCAAAACAGTGATTGAACATCCCAAGCTTGGACTTGGCAAGCCGATTGATGAGCTGTTTGCGCGCTTTGATGATGCACCGCTTGCTGCTGCCAGTATCGCTCAAGTACATACCGCTGCCTTGCATGATGGTCGTGAAGTGGTGGTCAAGGTCGTGCGCCCTGACATTCGCGATGGCATTATCAGCGATTTTGAACTCTTGCGACAAATGGCAGCATGGGCATCGGCACGCATCGAAGCGGCGCGCGCGATTCACTTAATTGACATCGTCGAAGATTATCGCCAAATCATGCTCAATGAGCTGGATCTAACGCTCGAGGCCGCCAACAGCACCAAGATGCGTCATAATTTCACTGGCTCAAGGCTGATTTATGTGCCAGAAGTCTATGCGTCCGCCAAACAAGTGATGGTCGCTGAGCGTGTATTTGGTGTGCCGATTTCACATACCGACACTTTCGATCAGCTCAATTATGACCGCGCAGCCCTTGCTGAAAAAGGCTTGACAATCTTTTTCACCCAAGTATTTCGCGATAACTTCTTCCATGCGGATATGCACCCTGGTAATATCTTTGTGGAGACCTTGCCTGACGGTGGCGCAGTGGCTGAGCCGCGCTATATCGGGCTTGATTGTGCGATCATGGGTGAGCTTGCTAAAGAAGATCAGCTCGTAGTGGCGCGTCTGCTATTATCGGTGATGAACGGCAATTATACGACGCTTGTGGATATCATCGCTGCCGCTGGCTGGATTCCACCATCCGCCGATAAGCACGCCTTGATCCGTGACATGACGCGCACGGTCAGCCCGATGGTGCTAAAGCCGATTGATGAGATTGATTTTGCAGGGGTGCTGTTTGAAATTCTCACTATCGCACGCCGTCATCGCATGAGCATTCCACCGCAGCTGATGCTACTTTTAAAGACCTTGGTGCATGTCGAAGGACTGGGTCGTGAACTGTATCCTGATTTGGACATTTGGTCGCTTGCCAAACCGATTCTCACCGCGTGGGTCAAAGATCAGCTTGATCCTGTTAAGAATCTACAAGACATCAAAACGCAGCTGCCTGAGATTTTGCTTTCGACCACTGATTTGCCTAAGTTACTCAATCACAGTATCCAAAGCCTTGCCACACTGGGTGCAAGCCAAGACACCACCATCCGCGAACTGCAAGCCATGCGCGCAGATGCGCTTAATGAACGACGACATGATTGGATTGCCGCGACAGGCTTTGTGCTGATGTTGGCTTTGGCATGGTGGTCGGCAGTTGCCATTCATCTGTATCTTACACCACTGTTTATGCTGTTTGCCTTAGGCTTTGCACTGTGGCGTATCTTGATTTGA
- the ubiE gene encoding bifunctional demethylmenaquinone methyltransferase/2-methoxy-6-polyprenyl-1,4-benzoquinol methylase UbiE: MSNQNHNDTQFANPNILPTGTPQGQSELQRPQGSETVGEETTHFGYQTVRKSEKQAKVAEVFTSVARKYDVMNDLMSFGIHRLWKRYAISLTGVRSGQRVLDIAGGTGDLAKVFSREVGRSGRVVLSDINEAMLEVGRTRLINAGCNNVDFVLANAETLEPFADNSFDLVTISFGLRNVTDKDKALAAMHRVLKPGGRLLVLEFSKPVFEPLSKAYDLYSFTALPIMGKIVAGDAESYQYLAESIRMHPDQATLKGMMENAGFVNCDYHNLTGGIVAVHRGFKAR; this comes from the coding sequence ATGAGCAATCAAAATCATAACGACACACAATTTGCCAATCCAAATATCCTGCCAACAGGCACGCCGCAAGGACAGAGCGAGCTGCAGCGACCACAAGGCAGCGAAACGGTTGGCGAAGAGACTACGCATTTTGGCTATCAGACCGTGCGTAAATCTGAAAAGCAAGCCAAAGTCGCCGAAGTGTTCACTTCTGTGGCACGCAAATATGATGTGATGAATGATTTGATGAGCTTCGGTATTCATCGCCTATGGAAGCGTTATGCCATCAGCCTAACAGGAGTGCGCAGCGGTCAGCGCGTGCTTGACATCGCAGGCGGTACAGGTGATCTTGCCAAGGTATTTAGCCGTGAAGTCGGTCGCTCAGGTCGCGTGGTGCTATCAGACATCAATGAAGCGATGTTGGAAGTCGGTCGCACACGCTTGATTAATGCTGGCTGTAATAATGTCGATTTTGTGCTTGCTAATGCTGAGACGCTTGAGCCATTTGCCGATAATTCGTTTGACCTAGTCACCATCAGCTTTGGTCTTCGCAATGTCACCGACAAAGACAAAGCCCTTGCCGCCATGCACCGCGTGCTAAAACCGGGTGGTCGCTTGTTGGTGCTTGAATTTAGCAAGCCTGTCTTTGAACCACTATCAAAAGCTTATGATTTGTACTCATTCACCGCCCTGCCAATCATGGGTAAAATCGTCGCAGGTGATGCCGAAAGCTATCAGTACCTAGCCGAATCAATCCGTATGCACCCAGATCAGGCGACACTTAAGGGCATGATGGAAAACGCAGGCTTTGTCAATTGTGATTATCACAACCTAACAGGCGGCATCGTCGCGGTGCATCGCGGCTTTAAAGCGCGCTGA
- a CDS encoding inorganic phosphate transporter — protein sequence MVNSAKQTTPMAGNLLFGLMMAAVSIYFIWWGLDYTMHQQVALFMVASFFGIFMAFNIGGNDVANSFGTSVGAGTLTVTQALAVAAIFEVSGAVLAGAAVTDTIRSGIVDINKLGVSPDQFIYLMLSALIAAAFWLLFATKKGLPVSTTHAIIGGIVGSSIVLGINMGGSELAFSTVKWSKIGEIAISWVASPLLGGLLSYFLYSIIKKNILAYNEVAEARVRVIKTNKKTLKREQKEYFDNLSEEDKLPYTNALLRDQEVYKDSDCTREDLETDYYRSLFDLERERDSIDTLKALKTWVPLIAALGAVIMTAMVVFKGLSNTGLNLSMLQASLVMGMLGAIVWLAAFIYTKTIRGKHKEDLGKATFILFSWMQVFTACAFAFSHGSNDIANAVGPFVAILDVIKNNAIEAKAMVPGPVMVTFGIALIVGLWFIGKEVIQTVGTNLTEMHPASGFAAELAAAAVVMGASSLGIPVSSTHILVGAVLGIGLVNKNTNWKLMRPIGLAWVITLPASALISAIAFVVLNAVL from the coding sequence ATGGTAAATTCAGCAAAACAAACAACACCAATGGCAGGTAATTTGCTATTTGGTCTGATGATGGCAGCGGTCAGTATTTATTTTATTTGGTGGGGTCTTGACTACACCATGCATCAGCAGGTCGCGCTATTTATGGTGGCGAGCTTTTTTGGTATCTTTATGGCGTTCAACATCGGTGGTAACGATGTCGCCAACTCATTTGGTACTTCGGTTGGTGCAGGTACTTTGACCGTCACTCAAGCGTTGGCAGTTGCGGCGATTTTTGAAGTATCGGGCGCGGTCTTGGCAGGTGCAGCGGTGACTGATACCATCCGTAGCGGTATCGTAGATATCAATAAGCTGGGTGTATCGCCTGATCAGTTCATCTATTTGATGCTATCAGCATTGATCGCGGCGGCGTTTTGGCTGCTATTTGCCACCAAAAAAGGCTTGCCAGTCTCAACCACGCACGCCATCATCGGCGGTATTGTCGGTAGCTCGATCGTACTTGGTATCAATATGGGTGGCAGCGAGCTTGCGTTTTCTACTGTAAAATGGTCAAAAATCGGTGAAATCGCCATTTCGTGGGTTGCCTCACCGCTATTGGGTGGTTTGTTGTCATATTTTCTATACAGTATTATTAAGAAAAATATCTTGGCATACAACGAAGTGGCGGAAGCACGCGTCCGTGTGATTAAGACCAATAAAAAGACACTCAAGCGTGAGCAAAAAGAATACTTCGACAACCTAAGCGAAGAAGATAAGCTGCCATACACCAATGCGCTACTGCGCGACCAAGAAGTCTATAAAGATAGCGACTGCACGCGCGAAGATCTAGAGACGGATTATTATCGTTCGCTATTTGATCTTGAGCGTGAACGCGACAGCATTGACACTCTAAAAGCGCTGAAAACTTGGGTGCCGTTGATCGCGGCATTGGGCGCGGTGATCATGACGGCGATGGTTGTGTTCAAGGGTCTGTCAAACACGGGCTTAAACCTAAGTATGCTACAAGCATCATTGGTGATGGGTATGCTGGGTGCGATCGTATGGTTGGCGGCATTCATCTACACCAAGACCATTCGTGGTAAGCACAAAGAAGACCTTGGTAAGGCGACATTCATTCTGTTCAGTTGGATGCAAGTATTTACCGCGTGTGCGTTCGCGTTCAGTCATGGTTCGAACGACATTGCTAACGCTGTCGGTCCGTTCGTGGCTATCCTTGATGTGATCAAAAATAACGCCATCGAAGCCAAAGCGATGGTACCAGGTCCTGTGATGGTGACTTTCGGTATTGCGCTGATCGTCGGCTTGTGGTTCATCGGTAAAGAAGTTATCCAAACTGTCGGTACAAACCTAACCGAAATGCATCCAGCTTCAGGCTTTGCGGCGGAACTTGCAGCAGCGGCAGTTGTTATGGGTGCATCAAGCCTAGGTATCCCAGTATCAAGTACGCACATCCTAGTCGGTGCGGTATTGGGTATTGGTCTTGTGAATAAGAATACCAACTGGAAACTGATGCGTCCGATTGGTCTGGCTTGGGTGATCACGCTGCCTGCATCAGCTCTGATCAGTGCGATCGCGTTCGTTGTACTTAATGCAGTGCTGTAA